The following are encoded together in the Thalassolituus oleivorans MIL-1 genome:
- the tssF gene encoding type VI secretion system baseplate subunit TssF encodes MSDRLLYHYEKELAFIKQSASEFAKQHPSAAENLQLGSDSVDDPLVARLLSGFAFLNARIQQKLSDDFPELTDAMLETLYPHYLRPIPSMAIAQFSPLDDLDAAITIPANTELETDTSQNQECLFTTRYPVELLPIRLDSAQLMPKPFVAPGSFDIQGASAVLKLSFKSLSADLRIADMDLSKIRLFLKGQAQHVHPLYDLILTKCFRVVIANGDADIKPTILNSDALKQVGFDIAEGLLPYPSSSFMGYRLLTEFFSFQEKFQFIDFTQLDIGINNSFDDTLNIYLYLRESDIELEHQVNVGMFALGCTPIVNIFEQIADPIPLTHTESEYPIVPDARRREGLEIYSVVNAGATDSDGKYTPYRPFYGIDHSQNQKQKSAFWLTSRREIFEGEHRNELASEMNIRLVDLNFNPYELSDQSLDLQLLCTNRNLPRKLPTGQGQPFMQVVDNEYPTEKISCVVNPTSTIRPPLRERGYWRLISHLNLNHLSLSNGGGSVEAIKEILRLYDFRDSASTRNMIDSIMAIHTKPITAPIQIEGLVSMCRGTQIELTLDPIMLAGTSPLMFSSVLERFFGLYGSINSFTRLIITLNGKDGEFKRWPPRAGEKALI; translated from the coding sequence ATGAGCGATAGATTGCTTTATCACTACGAAAAAGAACTGGCATTTATTAAGCAATCGGCTTCTGAGTTTGCTAAACAGCATCCGTCAGCTGCTGAAAATTTACAGCTTGGTAGTGACTCCGTAGATGATCCGCTCGTTGCTCGTTTGCTTTCAGGTTTTGCATTTTTAAATGCGCGTATTCAGCAGAAACTCAGTGATGATTTTCCTGAGTTAACCGATGCTATGCTTGAAACCTTATACCCGCATTATCTGCGTCCGATTCCATCCATGGCCATTGCTCAATTCTCGCCTTTGGATGACCTTGATGCGGCTATCACGATTCCTGCAAACACTGAGCTAGAAACCGATACTAGCCAAAATCAGGAGTGCCTATTTACTACGCGCTATCCAGTCGAATTATTACCGATACGATTGGATTCAGCGCAATTGATGCCTAAGCCATTTGTTGCCCCCGGTAGTTTTGATATTCAAGGTGCAAGCGCAGTATTAAAGCTGTCGTTCAAAAGTCTAAGTGCTGATCTACGTATTGCCGATATGGATCTCAGTAAGATTCGCCTCTTCTTAAAAGGGCAGGCGCAGCATGTTCATCCGTTATACGACCTGATTCTTACCAAGTGTTTTCGTGTTGTCATTGCCAATGGCGATGCGGATATCAAACCCACCATTTTAAATTCAGACGCGTTGAAGCAAGTGGGTTTTGATATTGCAGAAGGGCTGTTGCCGTATCCTAGTTCATCCTTTATGGGTTACCGTTTACTAACTGAGTTTTTCTCATTCCAAGAGAAGTTCCAGTTTATCGATTTTACGCAGTTAGATATCGGCATTAACAATAGCTTTGATGACACCCTAAATATCTATTTGTACCTACGTGAAAGTGATATCGAATTAGAGCATCAAGTGAATGTCGGTATGTTTGCCTTAGGCTGCACGCCGATTGTAAATATATTCGAGCAAATTGCCGATCCTATTCCACTAACGCATACCGAATCCGAATATCCTATTGTGCCGGATGCACGTCGTCGAGAAGGCCTAGAGATCTATTCTGTGGTTAATGCTGGCGCGACGGACAGCGATGGCAAGTACACGCCGTACCGTCCTTTTTATGGTATCGATCATAGCCAAAACCAAAAGCAGAAATCCGCATTTTGGTTAACCAGTCGGCGAGAAATATTCGAAGGTGAGCATCGTAACGAACTGGCCTCTGAAATGAATATTCGCTTAGTGGATCTTAATTTTAATCCTTATGAACTAAGCGATCAGAGTTTAGATTTACAGTTGTTGTGCACTAATCGTAATTTACCGCGTAAATTGCCAACAGGTCAGGGGCAGCCATTTATGCAAGTGGTTGATAACGAATACCCGACAGAGAAGATATCCTGTGTGGTTAATCCAACATCAACCATTCGCCCGCCATTGCGCGAACGCGGCTACTGGCGACTGATATCGCATCTGAATCTAAATCACTTATCGTTGAGTAATGGTGGCGGTTCAGTAGAGGCGATTAAAGAAATTTTACGCCTTTATGATTTTCGCGATTCTGCCAGTACACGCAATATGATTGATTCGATAATGGCGATTCATACAAAGCCGATTACCGCGCCTATTCAGATTGAAGGGCTGGTATCTATGTGCCGTGGTACGCAGATCGAATTAACCCTCGACCCAATCATGTTAGCAGGCACTAGCCCCTTAATGTTTTCGAGTGTATTGGAACGATTTTTTGGTTTATACGGTTCGATCAACTCGTTTACGCGTTTGATTATCACCCTTAATGGTAAAGACGGAGAGTTTAAGAGATGGCCACCTCGCGCCGGCGAAAAAGCCTTAATCTAG
- the tssG gene encoding type VI secretion system baseplate subunit TssG: MATSRRRKSLNLVEQLQSEPYRFDFFQATRLLERAANLHPEKDQIATESVGGVARPDQEAVHFRARTSLAFNGSDVTKVTQKRISNYDSEDNSVLQWQMEVAMMGLTGSQGVMPYYLSEIVLSELRKKSSALKDYLDLFNHRTISMFYEAWHKYQLVPNYERSKYDSTGKDDLFTDALLSIAGIGLSEQKFRSALPDEQMARFSGHFGRTICSAESLRSSICGMFNLDTSIKEFQGEWYDLPSDVHCRMPDSEHPLGTNTELGVNTVIGSRCYQAQNKFSVVIKPMNEQEFMQLAPGSRTLEELKSFIKMSVGGEQDFDIEIQLSDEHVPLKELMKSEDYEPLLGWNTYIDPDRLSGDSISIKLSQEIAVPNDDLPMAY; this comes from the coding sequence ATGGCCACCTCGCGCCGGCGAAAAAGCCTTAATCTAGTAGAACAACTCCAGTCTGAACCTTATCGGTTTGATTTTTTTCAAGCGACAAGGTTACTGGAGCGAGCAGCTAATCTACATCCCGAAAAAGACCAAATCGCAACAGAAAGTGTTGGGGGCGTGGCACGCCCAGATCAAGAGGCCGTGCATTTTCGCGCACGCACTAGTTTAGCGTTTAACGGTTCAGACGTTACTAAAGTAACGCAAAAACGCATTTCCAATTACGACTCAGAGGATAATTCAGTTCTGCAATGGCAGATGGAAGTCGCCATGATGGGATTGACTGGCAGTCAGGGCGTGATGCCGTATTACCTCAGTGAAATTGTTCTATCCGAACTGCGTAAAAAGAGCTCAGCCTTAAAAGATTACCTCGATCTTTTTAATCACCGCACCATCTCCATGTTTTACGAGGCATGGCATAAATACCAATTGGTGCCAAATTACGAGCGCAGTAAGTACGATTCAACAGGAAAAGATGACCTTTTTACCGATGCTTTGCTGTCTATTGCGGGTATTGGCTTATCGGAACAGAAATTTCGCTCGGCGTTGCCCGATGAGCAAATGGCGCGCTTTTCGGGTCATTTTGGTCGAACCATCTGTTCTGCAGAATCGCTGCGTAGCAGCATTTGCGGCATGTTTAATTTAGACACTAGCATTAAAGAATTTCAGGGGGAGTGGTACGACCTGCCATCCGATGTTCATTGCCGCATGCCCGATAGCGAACACCCTCTGGGAACAAATACCGAGCTTGGTGTAAATACCGTGATCGGCTCGCGCTGCTATCAAGCGCAGAACAAATTCTCGGTTGTTATTAAACCGATGAACGAACAGGAGTTTATGCAGCTTGCTCCCGGTTCACGTACGTTAGAGGAGCTTAAATCCTTTATTAAAATGAGCGTCGGTGGTGAGCAAGATTTCGATATCGAAATTCAATTATCCGATGAACATGTACCGTTAAAAGAGCTCATGAAGTCTGAAGACTACGAGCCACTGCTGGGCTGGAATACGTACATAGATCCAGATCGCCTGAGTGGCGACTCGATCTCAATTAAATTATCACAGGAGATTGCCGTTCCTAATGACGATTTGCCAATGGCATATTAA
- the tssH gene encoding type VI secretion system ATPase TssH produces the protein MININLKSLVDKMSPYMRDSLEGAAGLCLAHSQYNVELEHWLLKLLDISDTDFMQLLEKHGVNPSNLAKQLANTIAKFRSGSSRPAALAPSIVEATKNAWMLASVDYGQTVISSGHLLAALMLDDNSRRQLLESCPELKEIAPESIRETAKAIYGTTGETDHLLRGDETGATSVAGGNVAATKTPSLDKYTVNLTERAQKGEIDPVLGRDEEIRQCIDILTRRRQNNPIMTGEAGVGKTAVVEGFALRIAAGDVPDPLKGVAIRTLDLGLLQAGASVKGEFENRLKSVIEEVRASATPIILFIDEAHTMIGAGGKEGQGDAANLLKPALARGELRTIAATTWAEYKKYFERDPALTRRFQVVKVEEPSEEKAIDMMRGISESLQQHHKVRILDEAVIASVVLSHRYIPGRQLPDKSVSLLDTACARVALSQSSTPSAIEDAERRIQRATLTINKLERESAATGEHEEKLIALKEEKEQAEALLVILRAQYEQESALISKIRTCRDQIDENFLKAEGDKLTPEALNDLKGELKALTTELNGVQGERPLMQANVDEQAIAEVIANWTGIPVGKMVSDQITAVQTLADKLGKRVIGQPHALEAVAQVIRTSRAGLTDPRKPVGVFLFCGTSGVGKTETALALADELYGGEQNITTINMSEFKEEHKVSMLLGSPPGYVGYGEGGILTEAARRKPYSVILLDEMEKAHPGVQDIFYNLFDKGTIKDGEGRDIDFKNTVIIMTSNAGEDAIRAIFNQVEEKPDPDTLLDNIRPYLLKHFKSAFMGRANTIAYYPLDDDNLMAIAAINMRKIEKRIVENYGAAFSYDEDVLINIVARCQESDTGARNIETILNRTLLPSLASECLNKMANDEEITKVHVGATEDGEFTYTVS, from the coding sequence ATGATTAATATCAACCTAAAGTCGCTTGTCGACAAAATGTCGCCATACATGCGCGACTCGCTAGAAGGCGCTGCCGGTCTGTGTCTTGCCCACAGCCAATACAATGTTGAGTTAGAGCACTGGTTGCTTAAATTGCTTGATATATCGGATACGGATTTCATGCAGTTGCTGGAAAAGCATGGTGTTAATCCATCGAATTTAGCTAAGCAGTTGGCAAACACCATTGCCAAATTCCGCTCTGGCAGCAGTCGTCCTGCAGCGCTAGCACCTAGCATCGTTGAAGCGACAAAGAATGCATGGATGCTTGCGTCTGTGGATTATGGCCAGACGGTGATCAGTTCCGGTCATTTATTAGCAGCATTAATGTTAGACGATAACTCACGTCGTCAGTTGTTAGAAAGCTGTCCAGAATTAAAAGAAATTGCACCGGAATCCATTCGTGAAACGGCAAAAGCTATATACGGCACCACAGGTGAAACCGATCATCTTTTAAGGGGGGATGAAACTGGTGCAACTTCCGTAGCAGGCGGTAATGTCGCAGCTACTAAAACGCCATCACTCGACAAATACACAGTTAACCTGACTGAGCGCGCACAGAAAGGTGAGATTGACCCAGTACTAGGCCGTGATGAAGAAATTCGTCAGTGTATTGATATCCTAACTCGTCGTCGTCAAAACAACCCAATTATGACCGGTGAAGCCGGTGTTGGTAAAACCGCTGTGGTTGAAGGTTTTGCACTGCGTATTGCTGCTGGCGATGTGCCTGATCCATTAAAAGGTGTTGCGATACGCACACTTGATCTTGGTTTGTTGCAAGCGGGTGCAAGCGTAAAAGGCGAATTCGAAAATCGCTTAAAATCCGTTATTGAAGAAGTTCGCGCCTCAGCCACGCCGATCATTCTATTTATCGACGAAGCACACACTATGATTGGTGCCGGCGGTAAAGAAGGCCAAGGTGATGCGGCTAACTTATTAAAGCCAGCGCTGGCACGTGGTGAGTTACGTACTATTGCTGCAACGACGTGGGCAGAATATAAGAAATACTTTGAACGTGACCCAGCATTAACCCGTCGCTTCCAAGTCGTTAAAGTTGAAGAGCCATCAGAAGAGAAAGCCATCGACATGATGCGCGGTATTTCTGAGTCGTTACAACAGCATCACAAAGTACGTATTTTAGACGAAGCTGTTATTGCTTCGGTTGTTCTATCTCATCGTTATATTCCGGGTCGTCAGTTGCCGGATAAATCCGTTAGTTTATTAGATACCGCTTGCGCCCGTGTCGCCCTGAGTCAATCATCGACCCCTAGTGCTATTGAGGATGCCGAGCGCCGCATTCAGCGCGCAACGCTAACCATTAATAAACTAGAGCGTGAATCGGCAGCGACCGGTGAACATGAAGAAAAATTAATTGCCCTAAAAGAAGAAAAAGAACAAGCCGAGGCGTTATTAGTAATCCTTCGAGCACAGTATGAGCAAGAAAGTGCTCTTATTTCAAAAATTCGTACCTGTCGCGATCAAATTGACGAAAATTTCTTAAAAGCAGAAGGCGATAAGCTAACGCCAGAAGCGCTAAATGATTTAAAAGGCGAACTAAAAGCATTAACCACAGAATTAAACGGTGTGCAGGGCGAACGCCCATTAATGCAAGCCAACGTTGATGAACAAGCTATTGCTGAAGTTATTGCTAACTGGACGGGTATTCCGGTTGGTAAAATGGTGAGCGATCAAATCACAGCGGTACAAACTTTAGCCGATAAACTCGGCAAGCGTGTTATTGGCCAACCCCATGCATTAGAAGCCGTCGCTCAAGTGATTCGTACCTCGCGTGCCGGTCTAACCGATCCACGCAAACCGGTTGGTGTATTTTTATTCTGCGGTACCAGTGGGGTCGGTAAAACCGAAACTGCATTGGCGCTAGCAGATGAGTTATATGGTGGCGAGCAAAATATTACCACCATCAACATGTCGGAATTTAAAGAAGAGCATAAGGTATCTATGCTGTTGGGTTCACCTCCAGGTTATGTGGGTTACGGTGAAGGCGGCATTTTAACTGAAGCCGCACGCCGCAAGCCGTATTCGGTTATCTTGCTCGATGAAATGGAAAAAGCACATCCCGGCGTACAGGATATTTTCTACAACCTGTTTGACAAAGGCACGATAAAAGACGGTGAAGGTCGCGATATCGACTTTAAAAATACCGTCATTATTATGACCTCAAATGCGGGTGAAGATGCTATTCGCGCGATTTTCAATCAAGTAGAAGAAAAGCCAGACCCAGACACGCTACTTGATAATATTCGTCCGTATCTGCTTAAACACTTTAAATCTGCATTTATGGGCCGAGCGAACACCATCGCGTATTACCCTCTGGATGATGATAACTTAATGGCCATCGCAGCGATTAACATGCGCAAAATTGAAAAACGCATTGTTGAAAACTACGGCGCAGCGTTTAGTTATGACGAAGATGTATTAATCAATATTGTTGCCCGCTGCCAAGAATCAGATACCGGCGCACGTAATATTGAAACCATACTGAATCGGACATTACTACCCTCATTGGCCAGTGAATGCCTAAATAAAATGGCAAACGATGAAGAAATTACCAAAGTGCATGTTGGTGCGACGGAAGATGGTGAATTTACCTACACCGTAAGCTAA
- a CDS encoding lipase family protein has translation MSILTPHEVADLAEGVYRVNEGDEINLKIFLNNRVFKKTNIKSEPSILKADVGGRLFRAKNDSFGVMARGEKDVFLIFRGTTDKNKNADKVTDLRIGICLSKTNLPVHIGFNHTFNSMLPEIKEFLNDNKTEGLIHCIGHSLGGAVASLAADWISKNRSDLRGRIKLYTFGAPRVGTHWFANSTTSSIGDINIYRTYHRTDPVPMVAIYPFIQAPINNTGYFLPSSFPLTSGVAHKMEHYISSVKGRDWKSISGNPVEPYNLEICLENWLKSKLPVSTSDSSFWQWVDSALNYVIRKILINGLAMLQGAVIGLHTIVDKLAYILAKGINLAKDISSWVVLLMKKLMQALHIIAPPTKEEITQALIKRVLVRLTEEANKNASNAIKNI, from the coding sequence ATGTCAATTTTAACACCACATGAAGTTGCTGATCTTGCTGAAGGTGTCTATAGAGTAAATGAAGGCGATGAAATTAACTTAAAGATATTTCTCAACAACCGAGTTTTTAAGAAGACAAATATCAAGTCCGAGCCAAGTATACTTAAAGCTGATGTGGGCGGCAGACTATTTCGGGCAAAAAATGATAGTTTTGGTGTCATGGCTAGAGGAGAGAAAGACGTATTCTTGATATTCCGAGGCACTACCGATAAAAATAAAAATGCCGATAAAGTTACCGACCTTCGCATAGGTATATGCTTATCAAAAACCAATCTTCCTGTGCACATTGGCTTTAATCACACATTTAATAGCATGCTTCCTGAAATCAAGGAATTTCTTAACGATAACAAAACTGAAGGGCTGATTCACTGTATAGGTCACAGCCTAGGAGGAGCTGTAGCTTCACTTGCTGCAGACTGGATTTCAAAAAATAGATCGGATCTAAGGGGGCGCATTAAACTATATACATTTGGAGCTCCTAGAGTGGGCACACATTGGTTTGCCAATAGCACAACTAGCTCGATTGGAGATATAAATATATATCGAACTTACCATCGTACTGATCCTGTGCCTATGGTTGCAATTTACCCGTTCATCCAAGCTCCTATTAATAACACTGGATATTTCCTACCATCTAGCTTCCCATTGACTTCTGGTGTTGCACATAAAATGGAACACTATATATCATCAGTTAAAGGGCGAGACTGGAAGTCAATTTCAGGAAACCCTGTAGAACCGTATAACCTTGAAATATGCCTCGAAAACTGGCTCAAATCAAAGTTGCCCGTCAGCACATCAGATAGCAGTTTTTGGCAGTGGGTCGATTCAGCCTTAAACTATGTGATTAGAAAAATATTAATTAATGGTTTAGCTATGCTCCAAGGTGCTGTCATTGGACTTCACACTATAGTAGATAAACTAGCCTACATACTTGCTAAAGGCATTAACTTAGCCAAGGATATTTCTTCTTGGGTCGTTTTACTAATGAAAAAGTTAATGCAAGCGCTTCATATTATCGCTCCACCGACCAAGGAGGAGATTACCCAAGCATTAATAAAAAGAGTTCTTGTTCGCCTTACTGAAGAAGCAAATAAAAATGCTTCAAATGCGATAAAAAATATTTAA
- a CDS encoding DUF6795 domain-containing protein: protein MNSRYRTKKTTASIIALLFMLSASSGCSDENTSLIQNQKENNMFGFGNKSEERHVTSSPIEGRIFENGIPVSNARIVRKVRSNINQDWVLEEFKTDDNGYFNLPIKEEVYSLGLTQFVSATQIDIEINGQLVNFWYSNNSRGHLYSEFGGAALENLICELTNEEIIINGDGYGILTKCLWSNMPKTSDTTDN from the coding sequence ATGAATTCTAGATATCGTACTAAAAAGACAACCGCTTCCATTATTGCTCTTCTTTTTATGTTATCAGCATCAAGCGGCTGTTCGGACGAGAATACATCTTTAATACAGAATCAGAAGGAAAATAATATGTTTGGTTTTGGAAATAAATCTGAAGAGCGACATGTAACGTCTTCTCCTATCGAAGGAAGGATATTCGAAAATGGCATCCCTGTCAGTAATGCTCGAATTGTTCGCAAGGTGCGCTCGAACATCAACCAAGACTGGGTGTTAGAGGAATTTAAAACTGATGACAATGGGTACTTCAACCTTCCGATAAAGGAGGAAGTCTATTCTCTTGGATTAACACAGTTCGTTAGCGCTACTCAAATAGATATTGAGATCAATGGGCAATTAGTTAACTTTTGGTATAGCAATAACTCAAGAGGACATCTCTATTCAGAGTTTGGAGGTGCTGCTCTAGAGAATTTGATATGCGAACTTACCAACGAGGAAATAATTATCAATGGCGATGGCTACGGAATACTTACTAAATGCCTGTGGTCCAATATGCCAAAAACTAGTGATACAACTGATAATTAG